A single window of uncultured Methanobrevibacter sp. DNA harbors:
- a CDS encoding MATE family efflux transporter — protein MLSNDSSDNVDIMLQNPKKALIKMSMPLIVSLLISSFYNLIDAAWVSGLGADALAGVGFFTPVFMVLVGFGNGLGAGAAFAISKYLGEENKIKADNASMHSIFLDIIVSIILTIILLLLLNPILNSMGAGSTIGYAADYGNIILIGSIFIILSNALYGIFRGEGDTTRPMYAMVASAILNMILDPIFIYTLNMGVKGAAIATIISSIVVILILLYWFYVKKDTFLKPYLVNFKFKADISKDIVKVGIPASIQLLNNAFFAAVFSALLAYVGSTDSVAVYSTGWRIVTIGTTPLLAIGTALISVIAANYGAQNYKNIQIAHRYAMKVSIVIALIVAVLTNVFAGDIAHVFASSGSSVRIASELTSFLSWIVIYYPTMAVGVASTYVFQGIGKGLTAMFQTIMRETGFTILFAVLFGVILGYGVWGAWMGIVLGEIVSNNITMVWADWQIKRLMDING, from the coding sequence ATGTTAAGTAATGATTCATCAGATAATGTTGACATAATGCTTCAAAATCCAAAAAAAGCATTAATTAAAATGTCAATGCCCCTTATTGTTTCATTGCTTATTTCTAGTTTCTATAATCTGATTGATGCTGCATGGGTTTCGGGTCTGGGTGCTGATGCCCTTGCAGGTGTGGGATTTTTCACACCTGTATTTATGGTTCTGGTCGGTTTTGGAAATGGTCTTGGTGCGGGTGCCGCTTTTGCAATTTCAAAATATTTGGGCGAAGAAAATAAGATTAAAGCGGATAATGCATCAATGCATTCAATATTTCTGGATATCATAGTTTCCATAATCTTAACAATAATACTGTTGCTTTTATTGAATCCAATATTAAATTCAATGGGTGCAGGTTCAACAATTGGCTATGCAGCAGATTATGGAAACATTATTTTAATCGGCTCAATTTTTATCATCCTTTCAAATGCATTGTATGGTATTTTCAGGGGTGAAGGAGATACAACACGTCCAATGTATGCAATGGTTGCATCAGCCATTTTGAATATGATTTTGGACCCTATATTTATTTACACATTGAATATGGGCGTTAAAGGTGCGGCTATCGCTACAATTATCTCATCAATAGTTGTAATCTTGATTTTATTGTATTGGTTTTATGTTAAAAAGGACACATTCTTAAAGCCGTACTTGGTTAATTTTAAGTTTAAGGCGGATATTTCAAAAGATATTGTCAAGGTTGGAATTCCTGCAAGTATTCAGCTTTTAAACAACGCATTTTTTGCAGCCGTATTTTCCGCACTTTTGGCATATGTGGGATCAACCGATTCAGTAGCGGTTTATTCAACAGGATGGAGAATTGTCACAATTGGAACAACCCCTCTTTTAGCTATTGGAACGGCTTTGATTTCTGTCATTGCTGCCAATTATGGGGCTCAAAATTATAAGAATATTCAGATTGCTCATAGGTATGCAATGAAGGTTTCAATTGTAATTGCATTAATTGTAGCTGTTTTAACCAATGTATTTGCAGGAGATATTGCTCATGTCTTTGCATCAAGCGGTAGCAGTGTCAGAATAGCTTCAGAACTTACAAGCTTTCTATCATGGATAGTGATATATTATCCGACAATGGCTGTAGGTGTCGCTTCAACTTATGTTTTCCAGGGAATTGGAAAAGGATTGACTGCAATGTTTCAAACAATCATGAGGGAAACAGGTTTTACAATACTTTTTGCAGTTTTATTTGGTGTCATTTTAGGTTATGGTGTATGGGGGGCTTGGATGGGTATCGTTTTGGGTGAAATAGTCTCAAACAATATTACGATGGTCTGGGCTGACTGGCAGATAAAAAGATTAATGGATATTAATGGTTAG
- a CDS encoding ABC transporter ATP-binding protein: protein MELKATNISFKYPSSKEYILKDIDISLDNTKITGLVGDSGSGKSTLCKILSGYVNKFEGNVTLDGQKLPKKEFCPVQLIYQHPEKVMNPKWKMKEVLDESWMPDDYLLSEFGIQKSWLTRFPQELSGGELQRFSVLRALNPKTKFIIADEMTTMLDAITQVQILTSVIEIVKNRNMGMLLVSHDMPLVDRICDEVIYLKDINGV, encoded by the coding sequence ATGGAACTAAAAGCAACAAACATCTCATTTAAATACCCTTCATCAAAAGAATACATCCTAAAGGATATTGACATCAGTCTCGACAACACCAAAATCACAGGTTTGGTTGGAGACAGCGGAAGCGGAAAGTCAACATTGTGCAAAATTCTATCAGGATATGTTAATAAATTCGAAGGCAACGTTACATTGGATGGTCAAAAACTGCCCAAAAAGGAATTCTGTCCAGTTCAATTAATATATCAGCACCCTGAAAAAGTAATGAATCCAAAATGGAAAATGAAGGAAGTATTGGATGAATCATGGATGCCTGATGACTATCTATTATCTGAATTCGGTATTCAGAAATCATGGCTTACAAGGTTTCCGCAGGAACTATCCGGAGGAGAGCTACAGAGATTTTCCGTTTTAAGAGCCCTGAATCCAAAAACAAAATTCATAATCGCAGATGAAATGACCACCATGCTTGATGCAATAACACAAGTGCAAATCCTGACATCAGTTATTGAAATTGTTAAAAACAGAAATATGGGAATGCTACTTGTAAGTCATGATATGCCTTTGGTCGATAGAATCTGTGATGAAGTAATCTATTTGAAAGATATTAATGGTGTCTAA